Proteins found in one Paenibacillus dendritiformis genomic segment:
- a CDS encoding ABC transporter substrate-binding protein: protein MYPYLIDLARRFPQGIENETGIGELAALFQCSTRYTKTILKQLHQQGDIRWISFQGRGKKPRLLLHKSLEEIIRLYFQALWQKGEFQKAFQLIAEHGMFQDGEIKRFIEEAYGLHHIVHNEKPLDVFRYPYPNTRLVLDPLHAISRHDVHFVEHIFDSLLRFDPELQQPVPHLAHAVDTGDGVSWRILLRKGVRFHDGTAVRSLDVMGTLNRAMKRDRMFIPMERMTIEDDYSLTVQLKEQNYLFPRIVCSPKLSIVPLRWMEGGEHGIPPGTGPFRLASLTDTLVKLEAFEHYFGCRPWLDQVEVIHTPNLLTFGLSTSVSNDPDEEAVKIEQVEQGADFVLLNANESSVFHDEAARHWLYDAIKSEAFCLREEGEFAATSFLVDRSERQLPEACARPKPDIPWPTIRIRVQQIRPEANHLREAKVLERLLHAHGLQCALEIVSPAEINEEAGSKYDCFVGGIAFGKDWMMSAMAMLQGKGNYLMSALPEEGRSHVRSLLRQLQGERSEAARVRRYEEIESYFTSQAILKFLAHRRHTLYVSKHSPFYHIRMDANGKIDYRAIVRSRDSRGEGESATAPLP, encoded by the coding sequence ATGTATCCTTATTTGATTGACCTGGCCAGACGTTTTCCTCAAGGGATCGAGAACGAGACGGGGATTGGAGAGCTGGCCGCTCTGTTTCAATGCTCCACGCGCTATACGAAGACGATACTCAAGCAACTCCATCAGCAGGGAGACATCCGCTGGATTTCTTTTCAAGGAAGAGGCAAGAAGCCGCGTCTTCTGCTGCATAAGAGCCTGGAGGAGATCATTCGCCTCTATTTTCAAGCGTTGTGGCAGAAGGGCGAATTTCAAAAGGCGTTCCAACTCATCGCCGAGCATGGCATGTTCCAGGACGGGGAGATCAAGCGTTTCATTGAAGAGGCGTATGGCCTGCACCATATTGTACATAACGAGAAGCCGTTGGATGTGTTCCGCTATCCGTATCCGAATACGCGCTTAGTGCTCGATCCGCTGCATGCGATCTCGAGACATGATGTGCATTTCGTCGAACACATTTTTGATTCCCTGCTGCGGTTCGATCCGGAGCTTCAACAGCCTGTGCCTCATCTTGCCCATGCTGTCGATACCGGGGACGGGGTGTCGTGGCGAATTCTGCTGCGCAAAGGCGTCCGCTTCCATGATGGAACGGCCGTCCGAAGCTTGGATGTGATGGGCACGCTGAACCGGGCCATGAAGCGGGACCGGATGTTCATTCCGATGGAGCGCATGACGATAGAGGATGATTATTCCTTGACGGTGCAGTTGAAGGAGCAGAATTATTTATTTCCGCGAATCGTATGCAGTCCGAAGCTGTCCATCGTGCCGCTGCGATGGATGGAAGGCGGAGAACACGGCATTCCGCCCGGGACAGGGCCCTTCCGGCTGGCCAGCCTTACGGACACCTTGGTGAAGCTGGAAGCTTTCGAGCATTATTTTGGCTGCCGGCCTTGGCTCGACCAAGTCGAGGTGATCCATACGCCCAACCTGTTGACCTTTGGCTTATCGACCAGCGTGTCGAACGATCCGGATGAAGAGGCGGTGAAAATCGAGCAGGTAGAGCAGGGGGCCGATTTTGTGCTGCTCAACGCCAATGAATCGAGTGTCTTCCATGATGAGGCCGCCAGGCATTGGCTCTATGATGCGATCAAGAGCGAGGCATTTTGCTTGCGGGAAGAGGGAGAGTTCGCGGCGACGAGCTTCCTGGTTGACCGCTCGGAACGGCAGCTGCCTGAGGCATGCGCGAGGCCGAAGCCTGACATCCCGTGGCCGACGATCCGCATCCGGGTTCAGCAGATCCGGCCGGAGGCCAATCATTTGAGAGAGGCCAAGGTGCTGGAGCGGCTGCTGCATGCACATGGATTGCAATGCGCATTGGAGATCGTGTCACCCGCCGAGATCAACGAGGAAGCAGGGAGCAAGTATGACTGCTTCGTCGGGGGAATCGCTTTCGGCAAGGACTGGATGATGTCGGCGATGGCCATGCTGCAGGGCAAGGGCAACTACCTGATGTCGGCGTTGCCAGAAGAGGGCAGAAGTCATGTGCGCTCCCTCCTTCGTCAGCTCCAAGGCGAGCGCTCGGAAGCGGCGAGGGTGCGAAGGTATGAGGAGATTGAATCGTATTTCACCAGCCAGGCCATTTTGAAATTTCTGGCGCATCGCCGCCATACGCTCTATGTGTCGAAGCACAGCCCGTTCTACCATATCCGAATGGATGCCAACGGGAAAATTGATTACCGCGCTATCGTGAGAAGCAGGGATTCCCGGGGAGAAGGGGAATCAGCTACAGCTCCCCTTCCATAA
- the vanG gene encoding D-alanine--D-serine ligase VanG, which yields MKKKTIAVLFGGCSTEYEVSLKSAASVIDHLDRARYHIVMVGITREGRWLKYHGPTEDIRQDRWHAHPACLPACLSPSRDVGGLIVLVGTEYHMTPVDAVFPVLHGKNGEDGTVQGLLELSGIPFVGCGSLSSAIGMDKEIAHTLVRAAGIETAESVTIYDDEPLDRAVDAAARLGFPLYVKPARSGSSLGITKACNKQELMDGAILAFSHDNKIVIEQNVNGFEVGCAVLGDADPIVGEVDEIELRDGFFNYHEKYTLETSAIHMPARIDADTAARVKAAALTIYRTLGCRGLARVDLFLTNEGRIVFNEVNTMPGFTSASRYPNMLRGIGLSFPDILDRLIQLALAEERSA from the coding sequence ATGAAAAAGAAGACGATTGCCGTCTTGTTCGGCGGCTGCTCCACCGAATATGAGGTATCCTTGAAATCGGCCGCGTCGGTCATCGATCATTTGGACCGGGCCCGCTATCATATCGTCATGGTCGGCATTACGCGCGAGGGAAGATGGCTGAAATATCACGGCCCCACCGAGGATATCCGGCAGGACCGCTGGCACGCCCATCCCGCCTGCTTGCCCGCCTGTCTCTCGCCAAGCAGGGACGTCGGCGGTCTTATCGTGCTTGTCGGCACCGAGTATCATATGACTCCCGTCGATGCCGTCTTCCCTGTCCTGCATGGCAAGAACGGGGAGGATGGAACCGTCCAGGGGCTGCTGGAGCTGTCGGGTATTCCGTTCGTCGGCTGCGGCTCGCTGTCGTCGGCCATCGGCATGGACAAGGAGATCGCGCATACATTAGTGCGCGCGGCCGGCATCGAGACAGCGGAGTCCGTTACGATTTACGATGACGAACCGCTGGACAGAGCGGTGGACGCCGCGGCAAGGCTCGGATTCCCGCTGTATGTGAAGCCGGCCCGATCCGGATCGTCTCTGGGCATTACGAAGGCATGCAATAAGCAAGAGCTGATGGATGGGGCGATACTCGCTTTTTCCCATGATAATAAGATCGTGATCGAGCAAAATGTGAACGGCTTCGAGGTGGGATGCGCTGTGCTGGGCGATGCCGATCCAATCGTGGGCGAGGTCGATGAGATTGAGCTCCGGGACGGATTTTTCAATTATCATGAAAAATATACGCTTGAGACGTCAGCCATCCATATGCCTGCCCGCATCGATGCCGATACCGCAGCCAGAGTCAAAGCAGCGGCGCTGACCATCTATCGAACGCTCGGCTGCCGCGGGCTGGCCCGAGTCGACCTGTTCCTGACGAACGAAGGGAGGATCGTGTTCAACGAGGTGAACACGATGCCAGGCTTCACGTCCGCCAGCAGATACCCGAATATGCTGCGCGGGATCGGCCTGTCCTTCCCGGACATCCTGGACCGGTTGATTCAGCTCGCCCTCGCGGAGGAGCGGAGCGCATGA
- a CDS encoding D-alanyl-D-alanine carboxypeptidase family protein → MSQVRMYAANRRSLMGKYTEIAVGRDQVHAGHVLLVNRDHPVKRPPAPEELLPVQQIPAARHCEEPEILLEKTCLRQLNQLLQACRAAGRIVAVSGYRSKEAQGRIYAASVRDHGPAFTASYVARPNESEHQTGLAVDVGEYADTIDYLCPSFPDRGVCRDFKRLAADYGFIQRYEEGKEPITGIACEPWHFRYVGFPHSRIITQNGMCLEEYIDVVKQFTCEGPHLIVQGRDGVDEVYYVPAAANGLTTIPVVHGVPYRLSGNNQDGFIVTVLHRKGGGRRDG, encoded by the coding sequence ATGAGTCAAGTCAGGATGTATGCGGCCAACCGCAGGTCGCTCATGGGAAAATACACGGAAATTGCGGTCGGCCGGGATCAGGTTCACGCAGGGCATGTCCTGCTCGTGAACCGCGACCATCCGGTGAAGCGTCCGCCGGCGCCGGAGGAACTGCTTCCGGTGCAGCAGATTCCGGCGGCGCGCCATTGCGAGGAGCCGGAGATTCTGCTGGAGAAGACGTGCTTGCGCCAGTTGAACCAACTGCTCCAGGCATGCCGTGCCGCAGGGCGCATCGTGGCCGTCAGCGGCTACCGATCGAAGGAAGCGCAAGGGCGCATCTATGCGGCATCGGTGCGGGACCACGGCCCCGCCTTCACGGCGAGCTATGTCGCGCGCCCGAATGAGAGCGAGCACCAGACCGGACTCGCGGTGGATGTCGGGGAATATGCCGATACGATCGACTATCTCTGTCCGTCGTTCCCTGATCGTGGCGTCTGCCGGGACTTCAAGCGCCTTGCCGCTGATTACGGCTTTATTCAGAGGTACGAGGAAGGCAAGGAGCCGATCACCGGGATCGCTTGCGAGCCGTGGCATTTTCGTTATGTCGGCTTCCCGCATTCGCGCATTATCACGCAGAACGGGATGTGCCTGGAGGAGTATATCGATGTTGTGAAGCAATTCACCTGTGAAGGGCCGCATTTGATCGTCCAGGGCCGGGATGGGGTGGATGAAGTGTATTATGTTCCGGCGGCTGCAAATGGGCTAACGACGATACCTGTCGTTCACGGCGTACCCTACCGCTTGTCCGGCAATAATCAGGACGGCTTCATCGTGACCGTGCTTCACCGCAAAGGCGGTGGGCGCCGTGACGGCTAA
- the vanT gene encoding serine racemase VanT catalytic subunit yields MTANVHVGGLDRFKIVAALLVIAIHTGPLMSYSSYADFMLTGIAARVAVPFFFIASGFLFFRKLTGEASRDRALLHRFMLRIGLLYAVSIVLYLPLNGYAGYFAEEFNLLSLLRDLVFNGTFYHLWYLPALILGTYITYFLYRTLPLQGMLAAAGLLYIAGLLGDSYYGVTEQLPVLRAAYAGMFTWFDYTRNGLFFAPLYIALGAWTAARSVRLRSAAAGTGLLLLRLTDGRGTALSVMMSFGVIRFLGRFRRAAPDLRRRAWAEIRLDHVTHNVRELRGLLPPDCELMAVVKADAYGHGSIPVARHLSRIGVRQFAVAEVEEGVALRREGIKGEILVLGYTSPERFDDLARYRLTQTVISADYGKALDAFGKHVNVHIKIDTGMSRLGERWSHMDEICSMYRLRNVRVTGTFTHLSSCDSPAEADIAFTNAQIKRFRQTIDQIKAAGLDPGTLHMQSSYGVVNYPGLHCGMARPGIALFGLLGTERDQAPIDLRPALSWRARVTLVKQMQADEPVGYGRNYKTRTGSVIATVSIGYADGVPRVLAEKGGAVLIRGQRAPIAGNICMDQFMVDVTHIGGVQEGDTVTLIGQDGEASITAGEMARRCGTITNEIVSRIGQRVDRIYL; encoded by the coding sequence GTGACGGCTAACGTTCATGTTGGCGGGCTCGACCGCTTCAAAATCGTGGCCGCCCTCCTGGTCATTGCCATTCATACCGGCCCGTTGATGTCGTACAGCTCCTATGCCGATTTCATGTTGACCGGCATTGCGGCGCGCGTGGCTGTGCCGTTTTTCTTTATCGCATCGGGGTTCTTGTTCTTCCGCAAGCTGACGGGGGAGGCAAGCCGGGATCGTGCCCTGCTGCATCGCTTCATGCTCAGAATCGGGCTGCTGTATGCGGTGTCCATCGTGCTTTATTTGCCTTTAAACGGGTATGCGGGATACTTTGCGGAGGAATTCAATTTATTGTCCTTGCTTCGGGATCTTGTCTTCAACGGCACGTTCTATCATTTATGGTATCTGCCCGCGCTGATTCTCGGGACGTATATTACGTACTTTTTGTATCGCACGCTTCCGTTGCAGGGGATGCTGGCTGCGGCCGGATTATTGTACATCGCCGGTCTGCTGGGAGACAGCTATTACGGCGTAACGGAGCAGCTTCCGGTCCTGCGCGCCGCGTATGCCGGGATGTTCACCTGGTTCGATTACACGCGCAACGGCCTCTTTTTCGCGCCGTTATATATTGCGCTCGGCGCGTGGACGGCGGCACGCTCTGTTCGTCTTCGCTCCGCCGCGGCGGGCACCGGCCTTCTGCTGCTGCGGCTGACGGACGGGAGAGGCACGGCACTGTCGGTTATGATGTCCTTCGGCGTGATACGCTTCCTTGGCCGGTTCCGCAGGGCGGCTCCGGATCTGCGCCGCCGGGCCTGGGCGGAGATCCGGCTGGATCACGTGACGCATAACGTGCGGGAGCTTCGAGGCCTGCTGCCGCCCGATTGCGAGCTGATGGCGGTCGTCAAGGCGGATGCTTACGGGCATGGCAGTATTCCGGTAGCCAGACATTTGAGCCGCATCGGCGTACGTCAGTTCGCGGTGGCGGAGGTGGAAGAGGGAGTTGCGCTGCGCCGAGAAGGCATCAAGGGAGAAATACTGGTGCTCGGCTATACCTCGCCCGAACGGTTCGACGATCTGGCGCGTTACCGCCTCACGCAAACGGTCATCAGCGCCGATTACGGCAAAGCATTGGATGCGTTCGGCAAACATGTGAACGTTCATATTAAGATCGACACCGGCATGAGCCGTCTGGGCGAACGTTGGAGCCATATGGACGAGATCTGCTCGATGTACCGGCTGCGCAACGTGCGCGTCACCGGAACGTTCACCCATTTATCTTCCTGCGACAGTCCGGCGGAAGCGGATATCGCGTTCACGAATGCCCAGATCAAGCGATTTCGTCAGACGATCGATCAGATCAAGGCGGCCGGGCTGGACCCGGGCACGCTGCATATGCAGAGCAGCTACGGGGTCGTCAATTATCCCGGGCTCCACTGCGGCATGGCCCGTCCGGGCATTGCCCTGTTCGGCCTGCTCGGCACCGAACGCGATCAAGCGCCCATTGATCTGCGGCCGGCGCTGTCGTGGAGGGCCAGGGTGACCTTGGTCAAGCAGATGCAGGCAGACGAGCCTGTCGGGTACGGTCGCAATTACAAGACAAGAACGGGCAGCGTCATTGCGACGGTGTCGATCGGCTATGCAGACGGCGTGCCGAGAGTTCTCGCGGAGAAAGGGGGAGCGGTTCTCATCCGGGGGCAACGGGCGCCGATCGCGGGCAACATTTGCATGGATCAATTCATGGTGGATGTGACGCATATCGGGGGAGTTCAGGAAGGGGACACGGTCACGCTGATTGGGCAAGACGGGGAAGCGTCCATTACGGCAGGCGAGATGGCGCGCCGCTGCGGAACGATTACGAACGAGATTGTGAGCCGCATCGGACAGCGAGTGGACAGAATCTATCTCTGA
- a CDS encoding DUF6530 family protein yields MKIPTNLKHKPVIVSENYEKVDGRYSGHSDAKGLSLGLAQWNDRGKVDISAKVWRYTGEKWSRQSEELPLHRVLDLAILVCRSMVHFREAYRYQDLYDPENPVIDRIGLQGDAMTVAVCTDNEKIKEDIKLFSQALSDDDELNGERLRTLSALLKEMGY; encoded by the coding sequence ATGAAAATTCCTACAAATCTTAAGCATAAGCCTGTCATTGTCTCGGAGAATTACGAGAAGGTGGATGGACGTTATTCGGGACATTCCGATGCGAAGGGGCTCTCCTTGGGCTTGGCCCAATGGAATGACCGCGGCAAGGTCGATATCTCGGCCAAAGTATGGCGATATACCGGCGAGAAATGGTCCAGACAGTCGGAGGAGCTGCCGCTTCACCGCGTGCTCGACCTGGCCATTCTGGTCTGCCGGAGTATGGTTCATTTCCGCGAAGCGTATCGTTATCAGGACTTGTACGATCCGGAAAATCCGGTCATCGACCGCATCGGATTGCAAGGGGATGCGATGACAGTGGCGGTATGCACCGACAATGAGAAGATTAAGGAAGATATCAAGCTGTTCAGCCAGGCGCTCAGCGACGATGACGAGCTGAATGGCGAACGGCTGCGGACATTGTCGGCCCTGCTGAAGGAAATGGGTTATTGA
- a CDS encoding GIY-YIG nuclease family protein, with protein MAMDKQRKKELASAYQKSFRPMGVYQIRNVKNGKILVDGTMDLDGAKNRLEFMKQTKMNGIPELKQDWDAYGGDCFVFEELDQIKPREESVAERSELKKYRDEVDALLELWIEKLQPFGDKGYNKPKRKP; from the coding sequence ATGGCAATGGATAAGCAGAGAAAGAAAGAGCTCGCCTCGGCATATCAGAAATCGTTCCGGCCGATGGGCGTCTACCAGATTCGCAATGTCAAGAACGGGAAAATTCTCGTGGACGGCACGATGGATCTGGATGGAGCCAAAAACCGGCTCGAATTCATGAAGCAGACGAAGATGAACGGCATTCCGGAGCTGAAGCAGGATTGGGATGCGTACGGCGGCGACTGCTTCGTGTTCGAGGAGCTTGATCAGATCAAGCCGCGCGAAGAGAGTGTCGCCGAACGTTCCGAATTGAAGAAATACCGGGACGAGGTGGACGCGCTGCTGGAGCTGTGGATCGAGAAGCTGCAGCCCTTTGGCGATAAGGGATATAATAAACCGAAGCGCAAGCCCTAA
- a CDS encoding response regulator transcription factor, translating into MTTLLVVEDDISLNKGIALTLARDGVTIRQAYDLATADKLFSNGSIDLIILDVNLPDGSGLDFCERIRLTSRVPIVFLTANDLEADIVTGLELGGDDYITKPFSLMVLRARVMAVLRRMDPQQEDKLTIGDLVFDFGNMEFRKRGRSMTLSRTEQKLLKALVGNRGTILTREQLMDRVWTNEAEFVDENALTVTVKRLRAKIEDEPSAPKFIKTVYGLGYVWAEGTRYE; encoded by the coding sequence ATGACTACACTGCTCGTAGTGGAGGACGATATCAGCTTGAATAAGGGCATTGCCCTTACGCTTGCCCGGGACGGGGTTACGATTCGACAGGCTTACGATTTGGCCACGGCGGACAAGCTGTTTTCGAACGGGTCTATCGATTTGATTATCCTCGACGTCAACCTGCCTGACGGCAGTGGCCTGGATTTCTGTGAGCGGATACGCCTGACATCCCGGGTTCCGATCGTATTTTTGACGGCTAACGATCTGGAGGCGGACATTGTGACCGGGCTGGAGCTGGGAGGGGATGACTATATTACGAAGCCGTTCAGCCTGATGGTGCTGCGCGCGCGGGTTATGGCCGTGTTGAGAAGGATGGACCCGCAGCAAGAGGACAAGTTGACGATCGGCGATCTGGTATTCGATTTCGGGAACATGGAATTTCGCAAACGGGGCCGGTCCATGACGCTAAGCCGAACCGAGCAGAAGCTGCTCAAAGCATTGGTGGGGAACCGGGGGACGATTCTAACCCGAGAGCAGCTCATGGATCGGGTATGGACGAATGAGGCGGAGTTCGTAGACGAGAACGCCTTAACGGTGACGGTGAAGCGATTGCGGGCGAAGATCGAAGACGAGCCATCTGCGCCCAAATTCATTAAAACCGTCTACGGCCTAGGCTATGTATGGGCTGAGGGGACCCGTTATGAATAA